One window from the genome of Leucobacter aridicollis encodes:
- a CDS encoding HSP90 family protein, whose protein sequence is MSERFQVDLSGMVDLLSRHLYSGPQVYLRELIQNAVDAVTARAAMDPAALLRIRLQTDVDAGGNATLEVSDTGIGLTADEATELLATIGRSSKRDAALGTGRAEFIGQFGIGMLAAFMVAEQIEFTSRSAKPGTVPIRWQGRADGTFDVTELPDAGPEIEIGTTVRLTARRDTSHWLANETVLGLAREYASLLPFDVAVRVPFEDVGKSETPETVWRRVTEPELPWRVEHPSGSARSRALTEYCERTFGFTPLGHIDLDLPVAGVTGVAFILPQAVTPGSGQHRVYMKRMLLSARTDRVLPEWAFFIRAVIDSDTLSPTASREQLHDDEILLGVRDALGEQVKRWALDTLRTPSQLTQQVLRTHHLALRAIALTDSDMLSLVSEVLPFETSDGPMTLAAVAAQGELVYTSTTEAFQRVAAVARAQGLVVVNAGYVYDSDLLAKLAAKPGWNVRELTSSDLVQVLGMPGVEREMAVAGALSLARGVLADEDCDAILRAFEPDTVPAMLLRDSEGEHQRDLDRERGESPDLWDGLLDSFAGESQARTRTLVLNDRSPVARRLLASSGGDVFDAGLRSLYLSAVMLAGEGLRSAESAALSDSLGVLLDAALSAPSSATDAAQGPTAGPDSNSDSNS, encoded by the coding sequence GTGTCCGAACGCTTTCAAGTCGACCTCTCCGGAATGGTTGACCTGCTCTCCAGGCACCTCTATTCCGGGCCACAGGTGTATCTCCGCGAACTCATCCAGAACGCGGTTGACGCGGTGACCGCGCGAGCGGCGATGGATCCGGCCGCGCTACTGCGGATCCGGCTCCAAACGGACGTCGATGCGGGCGGCAACGCGACGCTTGAAGTGTCAGACACGGGCATTGGCCTGACAGCCGATGAGGCGACTGAGCTGCTCGCCACGATCGGTCGTTCGTCGAAACGCGATGCGGCTCTCGGCACTGGCCGGGCAGAGTTCATCGGCCAGTTCGGGATCGGCATGCTCGCCGCGTTCATGGTCGCCGAACAGATCGAGTTCACCTCGCGTTCGGCGAAACCTGGCACGGTGCCAATCCGCTGGCAGGGCCGCGCCGATGGCACTTTCGACGTGACCGAACTGCCTGACGCCGGCCCCGAGATCGAGATCGGCACGACTGTGCGACTCACCGCCCGCCGCGACACCAGCCACTGGCTTGCGAATGAAACTGTGCTCGGGCTCGCCCGCGAGTACGCGTCGCTGCTTCCCTTCGACGTTGCCGTCCGCGTGCCGTTCGAGGATGTTGGGAAGAGCGAGACACCCGAGACGGTGTGGAGGCGGGTCACGGAGCCCGAACTGCCGTGGCGCGTCGAGCACCCGAGCGGCTCCGCCCGCTCCCGTGCGCTCACCGAGTACTGTGAGCGCACCTTCGGGTTCACGCCGCTCGGCCACATCGACCTCGACCTCCCTGTCGCGGGCGTGACTGGCGTCGCCTTCATCCTGCCGCAGGCGGTGACGCCTGGTTCAGGCCAGCACCGGGTCTACATGAAGAGAATGCTCCTCAGTGCCCGAACCGATCGCGTGCTCCCGGAGTGGGCGTTCTTCATCCGCGCGGTGATCGACAGCGACACGCTCTCGCCGACGGCTTCGCGTGAGCAGCTGCATGACGACGAGATCCTGCTTGGCGTGCGCGATGCGCTCGGCGAACAGGTGAAGCGCTGGGCGCTCGACACGCTGCGCACTCCGAGCCAGCTCACACAGCAGGTGTTGCGGACCCACCATCTCGCACTCCGTGCGATCGCACTTACCGACAGCGACATGCTGAGTCTCGTCTCTGAGGTGTTGCCGTTTGAAACAAGCGACGGCCCCATGACGCTCGCGGCAGTCGCCGCACAGGGCGAACTCGTGTACACGTCGACGACAGAGGCATTTCAGCGCGTTGCCGCCGTCGCCCGCGCGCAGGGGCTCGTCGTCGTCAACGCCGGGTACGTCTACGACTCTGATCTGCTCGCGAAACTTGCGGCAAAGCCAGGCTGGAATGTGCGAGAGCTCACGTCGTCTGACCTCGTGCAGGTGCTCGGTATGCCCGGGGTCGAACGCGAGATGGCCGTCGCGGGCGCGCTCAGCCTCGCTCGCGGCGTGCTCGCCGATGAGGACTGCGACGCGATCCTTCGGGCATTCGAACCAGACACCGTGCCTGCGATGCTGCTGCGCGACTCTGAGGGCGAACACCAGCGAGATCTGGATCGCGAACGCGGCGAATCTCCCGACCTGTGGGACGGCCTACTCGACTCGTTCGCAGGGGAGAGCCAGGCGCGCACGCGCACTCTCGTGCTCAACGATCGCTCGCCTGTCGCACGCCGGTTGCTTGCGTCCTCTGGCGGCGACGTGTTCGACGCCGGGTTGCGCTCGCTGTACCTGTCAGCTGTGATGCTTGCTGGCGAGGGGCTGCGCTCAGCTGAGTCTGCGGCGCTGTCTGATTCGCTCGGGGTGCTCCTCGATGCAGCGCTTTCCGCTCCAAGCTCCGCCACAGACGCGGCTCAAGGCCCCACCGCGGGCCCCGACTCGAACTCCGACTCCAACTCCTGA
- a CDS encoding YbjN domain-containing protein: MGFFTKDAPVPAAGGALKPLSKDRIKHSLEQAGWSYNVDSDGDIGGGWEYGSFYFFVNGDNDELLCVRGFWRGELAESDYLKALETANDWNREKLWPKVYIARDDAGNVRVNTELNVDYEHGLTDEQLSQHLLCVINTSMSAFERMNEVFPEAWEKAKPQD; the protein is encoded by the coding sequence ATGGGTTTTTTTACGAAGGACGCTCCAGTCCCCGCCGCAGGTGGCGCGCTTAAGCCACTGTCGAAGGACCGCATCAAGCACTCGCTCGAGCAGGCAGGGTGGTCCTACAACGTTGACTCGGACGGCGACATCGGGGGCGGCTGGGAGTACGGCTCGTTCTATTTCTTCGTGAACGGCGACAACGACGAACTACTCTGCGTGCGCGGTTTCTGGCGCGGCGAACTCGCCGAGTCCGACTACCTGAAAGCACTCGAGACAGCGAACGACTGGAACCGCGAGAAGCTGTGGCCGAAGGTCTACATCGCGCGTGACGACGCCGGCAACGTGCGCGTGAACACTGAGCTGAACGTCGACTACGAGCACGGCCTCACCGACGAGCAGCTCTCACAGCACCTGCTCTGCGTCATCAACACGAGCATGTCTGCGTTCGAGCGCATGAACGAGGTCTTCCCCGAGGCGTGGGAGAAAGCGAAGCCGCAGGACTAA
- a CDS encoding calcium:proton antiporter: protein MSTTTVTPSVFRAVLTPAALTKLALGWGSVLALVLGGKLLDGDLPTPVLFTILGLIVAVILVAASGVVTEAEHLAEKLGDPYGTLVLTLSIVLIEVILISAVMLGPGEHATIARDSVMAVSMIILNLVIGVSLLVGGLRHSNLRPNRSGVSAYLSLLVVLVTVAFALPAIIGVNGSYTAGQEIPIIGLTVMLYAFFLVRQMGAQRADFQEVVLVEHAETISAEGVGAARTDNAGAQSKLAGALAKHRPELVARAILLVMMVVPIVLLSHDMASLLDEGLDRLGAPVALSGILIAMIVFLPETITAIRAALAGEIQRVSNLCHGALVSTVGLTIPAVLTIGLLTGQTVTLGEGPTNLVLLAVSLLLTMTTFFGKRVTALHGAAHLFVFVLYGLTVFQ, encoded by the coding sequence ATGTCAACCACCACAGTTACACCTTCAGTCTTTCGGGCAGTGCTCACTCCAGCGGCGCTAACGAAGCTCGCGCTTGGCTGGGGGAGCGTGCTCGCCCTTGTGCTTGGCGGGAAGTTGCTCGACGGGGACCTACCGACGCCCGTCCTGTTCACGATCCTCGGACTCATCGTCGCCGTCATCCTCGTTGCAGCGTCTGGTGTTGTCACCGAGGCTGAGCACCTCGCTGAAAAACTTGGCGACCCCTACGGAACCCTTGTGCTTACGCTGTCGATTGTGTTGATCGAGGTGATCCTCATCTCCGCCGTGATGCTCGGCCCCGGCGAGCACGCAACGATCGCTCGCGACTCGGTGATGGCGGTGTCGATGATCATTCTGAACCTCGTCATCGGTGTGTCGTTGCTTGTCGGCGGGCTCCGACACAGCAACTTGCGACCTAACAGGTCCGGTGTCTCCGCATACCTCTCGTTGCTTGTCGTGCTCGTCACCGTCGCGTTCGCGCTTCCAGCAATCATCGGCGTGAACGGCTCTTACACCGCGGGCCAGGAGATCCCGATCATCGGGCTGACCGTGATGCTCTATGCCTTCTTCCTTGTGCGCCAGATGGGTGCGCAGCGCGCCGACTTCCAAGAGGTCGTGCTCGTCGAACATGCGGAGACGATTTCTGCCGAGGGCGTGGGCGCCGCACGGACAGACAACGCCGGCGCCCAGAGCAAGCTCGCGGGAGCGCTCGCGAAACACCGGCCCGAGCTCGTCGCACGCGCGATCCTGCTCGTCATGATGGTCGTTCCGATCGTGCTGCTCTCGCACGACATGGCGTCGCTTCTGGACGAGGGGCTCGACAGGCTCGGGGCGCCAGTCGCGCTCTCCGGGATCCTGATCGCGATGATCGTATTCCTCCCCGAAACGATCACCGCGATTCGTGCGGCGCTCGCCGGGGAGATTCAGCGCGTGAGCAACCTCTGCCACGGCGCCCTCGTCTCGACTGTCGGGCTCACAATCCCCGCGGTGCTCACTATCGGCCTCCTCACCGGCCAGACAGTGACGCTCGGCGAGGGGCCCACGAACCTTGTGTTGCTTGCGGTGTCGCTGCTGCTGACGATGACAACGTTCTTCGGCAAGCGGGTGACCGCGTTGCACGGTGCCGCGCACCTCTTTGTGTTCGTGCTGTACGGGCTCACGGTGTTCCAGTAG
- a CDS encoding MFS transporter translates to MPKSPANTPPKVRLPFEVWALVAGGFTVALGYGVVAPAIPQFALEFGVSTFAASAIVSAFALMRLVGAPLGGWFVSRFGERATYTTGILIVAASTGAAAFAMNYPQFLVLRGLGGLGSAMFTIAATALLVEASPPQGRARVASVNAAGFLLGGLLGPVLGGVVAGFGIRAPFIFYFFTLLAAAIVVTIALRSKHALPRTADGPRQAGEELQLRDALALPTYRSLLLSVFAFGWTSFGVRVSLIPIFVAVVFAGDATTAAWVLAAYAAGNAIFIFPAGRWSDSIGRTPLLSLGLAVLAAAFLAFPSAGSLWVAMAIMVVAGAGSALANPGHQAVLADIIGQRRGGMVVSTFSMSSDLGGVLGPLIAGAIVDVAGFDWAFGLTAALLAAAAIGWLATAKHTAALTKG, encoded by the coding sequence ATGCCCAAATCGCCCGCGAACACGCCGCCGAAAGTCCGGCTCCCCTTCGAGGTGTGGGCGCTCGTCGCCGGCGGGTTCACCGTCGCGCTGGGCTACGGCGTCGTTGCACCAGCGATCCCACAGTTCGCGCTCGAGTTCGGCGTGAGCACGTTCGCAGCATCCGCGATCGTGAGCGCCTTCGCGCTCATGCGTCTTGTGGGAGCGCCCCTCGGCGGCTGGTTCGTGAGCAGGTTCGGTGAGCGGGCGACGTACACGACCGGGATCCTGATCGTCGCCGCTTCCACGGGCGCCGCGGCGTTCGCAATGAACTATCCTCAGTTTCTCGTCTTGCGCGGCCTCGGCGGCCTCGGGTCAGCGATGTTCACCATCGCCGCGACAGCCCTCCTCGTCGAGGCGAGTCCACCGCAGGGCAGAGCCCGCGTGGCGAGCGTCAACGCGGCGGGCTTCCTCCTCGGAGGCCTGCTCGGCCCCGTGCTCGGCGGCGTCGTCGCAGGCTTCGGCATCCGCGCGCCATTCATCTTCTACTTCTTCACGCTCCTCGCTGCCGCGATCGTCGTCACCATCGCGCTTCGCAGCAAGCACGCGCTGCCGCGTACTGCCGACGGCCCCCGCCAAGCTGGCGAGGAGCTGCAATTGCGAGATGCCCTTGCCCTGCCGACGTACCGCTCACTCCTGCTCTCGGTATTTGCGTTCGGCTGGACTTCGTTCGGTGTTCGGGTGTCACTGATCCCGATCTTCGTCGCCGTTGTGTTCGCTGGCGACGCGACGACGGCGGCCTGGGTACTCGCGGCGTATGCAGCGGGCAACGCGATCTTCATCTTCCCCGCCGGTCGGTGGAGCGACTCGATCGGCCGCACGCCGCTCCTGTCGTTGGGGCTCGCCGTGCTCGCCGCGGCCTTCCTCGCGTTCCCGTCCGCGGGATCGCTCTGGGTCGCGATGGCGATCATGGTCGTCGCCGGCGCGGGCTCGGCGCTCGCGAACCCTGGCCACCAGGCGGTCCTCGCCGACATAATCGGGCAGCGCCGCGGTGGCATGGTTGTCTCGACGTTCTCCATGTCGAGCGACCTCGGCGGGGTCCTCGGGCCGCTCATCGCGGGGGCGATCGTCGACGTCGCCGGCTTCGACTGGGCATTCGGGCTCACCGCCGCGCTGCTCGCAGCGGCTGCCATCGGGTGGCTCGCCACGGCGAAGCACACCGCCGCGCTGACAAAGGGCTAG
- the def gene encoding peptide deformylase, producing MAILPITICGEPVLHRPAAPVTEFDAELRTLVDNMFETTVAAPGVGLAAPQVGVGQRIFVWMYEDQDEAPAEGVAINPELWIAPLEPGLPEEDEVEGCLSFPGERFALRRSSRALLRAQDIDGKPFEVEASGWFARIMQHEFDHLNGLLYVDRLVHPENRAAQKIQRKRGWGVPGLTWMPGLDDLEGE from the coding sequence ATGGCTATTCTCCCAATCACCATCTGCGGCGAGCCCGTTCTGCACCGCCCGGCGGCCCCCGTGACCGAGTTCGACGCCGAGCTGCGCACCCTCGTTGACAACATGTTTGAAACGACTGTCGCGGCGCCGGGTGTCGGCCTCGCGGCGCCGCAGGTTGGCGTGGGGCAGCGGATCTTTGTCTGGATGTACGAGGATCAGGACGAGGCGCCCGCCGAGGGCGTCGCGATCAACCCTGAGCTGTGGATCGCGCCGCTCGAGCCGGGGCTCCCCGAAGAAGATGAGGTTGAAGGGTGCCTCTCGTTCCCGGGCGAACGGTTCGCGCTGCGGCGCTCCTCGCGTGCCCTGCTTCGTGCGCAGGACATCGACGGGAAGCCTTTTGAGGTCGAGGCGAGCGGCTGGTTCGCGCGCATCATGCAGCACGAGTTCGATCACCTGAACGGCCTGCTCTATGTCGACAGGCTCGTTCACCCGGAGAATCGTGCGGCGCAGAAGATCCAGCGCAAGCGTGGTTGGGGAGTCCCCGGCTTGACCTGGATGCCTGGGCTCGACGACCTCGAAGGCGAGTAG
- the orn gene encoding oligoribonuclease, giving the protein MSNAPAEQIVWIDCEMTGLDTDNDGLCEIAVIVTDFELTPLDPGFDIVINPGEAALAHMNDFVRNMHETSGLLPRIEAGVTPAEAEKQVIEYINRFIPEGRRPLVAGNTIGMDRRFVAKYMPTLEERLHYRSIDVSTIKELSRRWYTSAYYAAPEKRGGHRALADIAESIQELAYFRGAVLVPGSGPDSKSAKKLAGAVSQQYAALVDGTPEQPEEPVEPTASPAK; this is encoded by the coding sequence TTGTCGAACGCCCCCGCAGAACAGATCGTCTGGATCGACTGCGAAATGACAGGGCTCGACACCGACAACGACGGACTGTGCGAAATCGCCGTCATCGTGACCGACTTCGAGCTCACGCCGCTCGACCCCGGCTTCGACATCGTTATCAACCCGGGCGAGGCCGCGCTCGCTCACATGAACGACTTCGTACGCAACATGCACGAGACGTCGGGGCTGCTCCCCCGCATCGAGGCTGGCGTGACGCCAGCCGAAGCGGAGAAGCAGGTCATCGAATACATCAACAGGTTCATTCCCGAGGGCAGGCGGCCACTCGTCGCTGGCAACACCATCGGCATGGACCGCCGGTTCGTCGCGAAGTACATGCCGACGCTCGAGGAGCGCTTGCACTACCGCTCGATCGACGTGTCGACGATCAAGGAACTGTCGCGCCGCTGGTACACGAGCGCCTATTACGCGGCCCCGGAGAAGCGTGGCGGCCACCGCGCACTCGCAGACATCGCGGAGTCAATCCAAGAACTCGCCTACTTCCGCGGAGCCGTCCTCGTTCCCGGCAGCGGTCCCGATTCGAAATCCGCGAAAAAGCTCGCGGGCGCCGTTTCACAGCAGTACGCCGCGCTCGTTGACGGCACCCCGGAGCAGCCGGAGGAGCCAGTCGAGCCCACCGCTTCACCCGCGAAGTAA
- a CDS encoding PIG-L deacetylase family protein encodes MTTLERFDPTGIQRVLCIVAHPDDMEYGGSAAIAEWTSQGIEVSYLLLTAGEAGMRGVSPEIAGPLRAAEQRAACDVVGVTDLTILDLPDGLVEHSIETRRRIAHAIRKARPDAVFTMTWDLEAGWGLNHADHRATGLAVVDAIRDADNPWLFREQLTGGLTEWKTTWLIATAHRPTHAIEVSEQALELGIASLAAHREYLAALPDHPTPHDLVTGVLTGGGEQSGLRYALPVHAYRMG; translated from the coding sequence ATGACTACCCTCGAGCGTTTCGACCCAACCGGCATTCAGCGCGTCCTCTGCATCGTCGCGCACCCCGACGATATGGAGTACGGCGGGTCCGCCGCCATCGCCGAATGGACGTCGCAGGGCATCGAGGTCTCCTACCTCCTCCTCACCGCCGGCGAGGCAGGGATGCGGGGCGTCTCCCCCGAGATCGCCGGCCCGCTGCGCGCCGCAGAACAGCGAGCCGCCTGCGACGTGGTCGGCGTAACCGACCTCACGATCTTGGACCTCCCGGACGGCCTCGTCGAACACTCGATCGAGACGCGCCGCCGCATCGCGCACGCGATCCGGAAGGCTAGGCCCGATGCGGTCTTCACGATGACCTGGGATCTTGAGGCAGGCTGGGGCCTCAACCACGCAGACCATCGCGCGACGGGCCTCGCCGTCGTTGACGCCATTCGCGACGCCGACAATCCGTGGCTCTTCCGCGAACAGCTGACCGGCGGCCTTACCGAGTGGAAGACGACCTGGCTCATCGCAACCGCGCACCGGCCAACTCACGCGATCGAGGTCTCAGAGCAAGCGCTTGAGCTCGGGATCGCGTCGCTCGCTGCGCATCGCGAGTACCTCGCAGCATTGCCGGATCACCCGACGCCACACGACCTTGTCACAGGCGTCCTCACTGGAGGCGGCGAGCAATCCGGCTTGCGCTACGCGCTCCCGGTGCACGCATACCGAATGGGATAG
- a CDS encoding metallopeptidase family protein, with protein sequence MLDVSRDEFEALVSDGLDTLPDEMLDHLDNVIFLVEDKPEDGADTLGVYEGFSLAEREAYGFGEEPDRITLFRLNLLAHCEDHDHLVKEIRVTLVHEVAHFLGLSEERIHELGWG encoded by the coding sequence ATGCTCGATGTGTCACGCGATGAGTTTGAGGCGCTAGTCTCAGACGGCCTTGACACGCTTCCTGACGAGATGCTCGACCATCTCGATAACGTCATTTTCTTGGTCGAGGATAAGCCCGAGGACGGAGCGGACACGCTGGGCGTCTACGAAGGGTTCTCGCTCGCAGAGCGCGAGGCATACGGCTTCGGCGAGGAACCCGATCGCATCACACTCTTCCGGCTAAACCTTCTCGCCCACTGCGAGGACCATGACCATCTCGTCAAGGAGATCAGAGTCACACTCGTCCACGAGGTCGCTCATTTCCTTGGTCTCTCCGAGGAGCGAATTCACGAGTTGGGGTGGGGATGA
- the clpS gene encoding ATP-dependent Clp protease adapter ClpS, which produces MMTDHVPGARQSPLDEGAVAVAPAKPWRTVVWDDPVNLMSYVSFVFRSYFGFTPERADELMLRVHSVGRAVVAEGSREAMELHVEAMHGYGLWATAEPEDQS; this is translated from the coding sequence ATGATGACTGACCACGTGCCCGGAGCCAGGCAGAGCCCGCTCGACGAGGGCGCGGTCGCGGTCGCCCCGGCAAAGCCGTGGCGAACAGTCGTCTGGGACGACCCAGTGAATCTGATGTCGTACGTGAGTTTCGTCTTCCGATCCTACTTTGGGTTCACGCCGGAGCGAGCAGATGAACTCATGCTTCGCGTGCACAGCGTCGGGCGCGCAGTCGTTGCTGAGGGGTCGCGCGAAGCGATGGAGCTCCACGTTGAGGCCATGCACGGCTACGGCCTGTGGGCGACAGCGGAGCCGGAGGATCAGTCTTGA
- a CDS encoding DUF2017 family protein codes for MRLQPGDGGVAILFAPEEAGVLKQLVTQLIMLLQSHSGTPLDPDPLFASLEIGGSDERPTDPALARLFPNAFADEDDAAQFRQVTEQGLINRKLQDAQLVIGDLDDGSGEADSGHNTDPFDELVDDVDIDGGNPISVNITPDSFLAWARTITALRLAMAARIGLEREEDYDRLIDEDATRGTVLVYDWLAALLEAVLAVSAAQSED; via the coding sequence TTGAGGCTGCAGCCGGGCGACGGCGGCGTCGCGATCCTGTTCGCGCCAGAGGAGGCAGGCGTACTCAAGCAGCTCGTCACCCAGCTCATCATGCTGCTCCAGAGTCACAGTGGGACGCCGCTCGATCCTGACCCGCTGTTCGCGAGCCTCGAGATCGGCGGCTCCGATGAGCGGCCAACGGACCCGGCCCTCGCGCGCCTGTTCCCGAACGCGTTCGCAGATGAGGATGACGCGGCGCAGTTCCGCCAAGTCACCGAGCAGGGGCTCATTAACCGCAAGCTCCAGGACGCCCAGCTCGTCATCGGCGACCTGGATGACGGCTCCGGCGAAGCGGACAGCGGCCACAACACCGATCCGTTCGACGAACTCGTGGATGACGTCGACATCGACGGTGGCAACCCGATCTCTGTGAACATCACGCCAGACTCGTTTCTCGCGTGGGCGCGCACCATCACGGCGCTTCGTCTCGCCATGGCAGCGCGCATCGGACTCGAGCGCGAGGAAGACTACGATCGTCTCATCGACGAAGACGCGACGCGTGGCACCGTGCTGGTCTACGACTGGCTGGCAGCGCTGCTCGAGGCAGTGCTTGCGGTGTCAGCCGCGCAGAGTGAGGACTGA
- the dinB gene encoding DNA polymerase IV, with translation MSEVLRETASILHVDMDAFFVSVELLDRPELRGLPVAAAHDTSRSVVSSASYEARKFGVRSAMPIARARQLCPQIVFVTPVFEKYRLASRTVMGIFREFTPLVEPLSIDEAFLDVAGSVGLFGPPIEIARQIKERVFAETKLPLSVGLAGTKFVAKLASQRAKPEGMLEIPPARTLEFLHPLPIKAMWGVGAATERALKTRAIHSVGDLAREPLASLRQIVGNASAERLHDLANGRDARDVETTRVEKSIGHEETFAVDVADVGELERELLRLSTRTSERLRDAGLEARTIAIKVRWDTFETVTRSRTLQEPTNATQRVYRTARELFAALSPEGRLPRAVRLIGVRAEQLIPAGSEGQALWDDDEQWRALDSAVDEVRGKFGAAGLTSARLLGGRGEVVDHRSLQDPG, from the coding sequence GTGAGTGAAGTACTGAGGGAGACGGCCTCGATTCTGCACGTCGACATGGACGCGTTCTTCGTGTCAGTCGAGCTGCTTGATCGCCCGGAGCTGCGCGGGCTTCCCGTCGCCGCCGCTCACGACACCTCGCGATCAGTTGTGTCGAGCGCGAGCTACGAGGCGCGGAAGTTCGGTGTGCGCTCGGCAATGCCCATCGCGCGGGCCAGGCAGCTCTGCCCACAGATCGTGTTCGTGACCCCGGTGTTCGAGAAGTACCGCCTCGCGTCACGCACCGTGATGGGGATTTTCAGGGAGTTTACCCCGCTCGTTGAGCCGTTGAGCATTGACGAGGCATTCCTCGACGTCGCCGGCTCCGTCGGCCTGTTCGGTCCGCCGATTGAGATCGCCAGGCAGATCAAGGAGCGCGTCTTCGCAGAGACGAAGTTGCCGCTCTCAGTCGGCCTCGCCGGCACCAAGTTCGTCGCGAAGCTCGCGTCGCAACGCGCAAAGCCCGAAGGGATGCTCGAGATACCGCCAGCGCGCACCCTCGAGTTTTTGCATCCGCTCCCGATCAAAGCGATGTGGGGAGTCGGAGCGGCAACCGAGCGGGCATTGAAGACGCGCGCGATTCACTCAGTTGGCGATCTCGCGCGGGAGCCCCTTGCCTCGCTCCGGCAGATCGTTGGCAACGCAAGTGCTGAGCGCCTGCACGATTTGGCAAACGGTCGCGACGCCCGAGACGTCGAAACGACACGAGTCGAAAAGAGTATCGGGCATGAAGAAACCTTCGCGGTGGACGTGGCTGATGTAGGTGAACTTGAGCGAGAGCTGCTGCGTCTCTCGACGCGAACCTCGGAGCGTCTCCGAGACGCCGGTCTCGAAGCGCGCACGATCGCGATTAAGGTTCGGTGGGACACCTTCGAAACTGTGACCCGCTCGCGCACGCTGCAGGAGCCGACGAACGCGACGCAGCGGGTCTATCGCACCGCTCGGGAGCTGTTCGCCGCGCTCTCACCCGAGGGGAGGCTGCCTCGGGCTGTCAGGCTCATCGGAGTGCGCGCCGAGCAGCTGATCCCCGCAGGTAGCGAGGGGCAAGCGCTCTGGGACGATGATGAGCAGTGGCGCGCGCTTGACTCGGCGGTCGACGAAGTTCGAGGGAAGTTCGGGGCGGCGGGACTCACGTCGGCGCGGCTCCTTGGAGGTCGCGGAGAGGTTGTCGATCACCGGTCACTCCAAGACCCTGGGTAG
- a CDS encoding sugar-binding transcriptional regulator: protein MPGDRKAVKMREALAAAHLYYRQDYTMGAIATELGVSRSSVSRLLSYAKETGLVEIRIHSPQEARSRVEQRFSDEFGVAAHVVPVSAKLSEAEQLERTAQAAAHIISARVKPRSIVGLAWGSTMSEVARFLPASAKPGVQLVQMNGAANVYSTGVQYTAELLGGFAERLSAEVFQLPVPAIFDDPLTREALWRERSVSRVLDMQAAANLFVFGLGSRIGDPRSHIYSGGYLGAEDLNQLAAEGVVGDCASRFYRLDGSTDGIPINDRSSGPSFEVVRRAPQRICVVSGTTKRDSLRGALAAGLLTDVVVDETLARLVLSAS, encoded by the coding sequence GTGCCCGGAGACCGAAAAGCTGTGAAAATGCGCGAGGCGCTCGCAGCAGCGCACCTGTATTACAGGCAGGACTATACGATGGGCGCGATCGCAACCGAGCTCGGTGTCTCCCGCTCCTCGGTATCGCGCCTGCTCTCTTACGCGAAAGAGACAGGGCTCGTCGAGATCAGGATCCACTCACCCCAGGAAGCACGATCACGCGTCGAGCAGCGCTTCTCGGACGAGTTCGGGGTCGCCGCGCACGTCGTACCGGTGTCGGCGAAGCTCTCGGAAGCTGAACAGCTTGAGCGCACCGCGCAAGCCGCGGCCCACATCATCTCCGCACGCGTGAAGCCCCGCTCAATCGTCGGCCTTGCCTGGGGATCCACGATGAGTGAGGTTGCACGGTTTCTCCCGGCGAGCGCGAAACCCGGCGTGCAGCTCGTGCAGATGAACGGTGCAGCCAACGTCTACTCGACTGGCGTTCAATACACCGCCGAACTTCTCGGCGGCTTCGCCGAGCGGCTTTCCGCGGAAGTCTTCCAACTCCCGGTGCCCGCAATCTTTGACGACCCGCTGACGCGCGAAGCCCTGTGGCGCGAACGCTCGGTGTCGCGGGTGCTTGACATGCAAGCCGCAGCCAACCTTTTCGTCTTCGGGCTTGGCTCGCGCATCGGAGACCCGCGCTCCCACATTTACTCGGGCGGATACCTGGGGGCAGAAGACCTGAATCAGCTCGCGGCCGAGGGCGTTGTCGGTGACTGTGCGAGCCGGTTCTACAGGCTCGATGGCAGCACCGACGGCATCCCGATTAACGACAGATCGAGCGGGCCGTCATTCGAGGTTGTCAGGCGTGCGCCGCAGCGCATCTGTGTCGTCTCCGGCACAACGAAGCGTGATTCGCTGAGAGGCGCGCTCGCAGCGGGGCTACTGACCGATGTTGTCGTCGACGAGACACTCGCGCGGCTCGTGCTCAGCGCCTCGTAG